The Vibrio nitrifigilis genome window below encodes:
- a CDS encoding YaeP family protein translates to MQVYDCCTLVRELYAQIGSGEQGYIPKAIECAVRALNDIAGDDSLPQPTRDKAAFAAANLLISDFEDQ, encoded by the coding sequence ATGCAAGTTTATGATTGCTGTACATTAGTACGAGAGCTCTACGCTCAAATAGGCAGTGGTGAACAAGGCTACATTCCCAAGGCCATTGAATGTGCCGTTAGAGCACTCAATGATATAGCCGGCGATGATTCACTGCCACAACCTACCCGTGACAAAGCGGCTTTTGCCGCAGCAAACTTGCTTATTTCTGATTTTGAGGACCAGTAA
- a CDS encoding DUF4250 domain-containing protein, with amino-acid sequence MNLSNFENMDPILVFSLINTKLRDDFDGDLDKLASYYDINRAALEAKLSKAGFDFIPEAGQFR; translated from the coding sequence ATGAACTTATCCAACTTTGAAAATATGGACCCAATCTTAGTGTTCAGTCTCATTAATACCAAATTACGAGATGATTTTGATGGAGACTTGGACAAACTAGCAAGCTACTACGATATTAACCGCGCTGCGTTAGAGGCAAAACTCTCCAAAGCAGGGTTTGATTTTATTCCAGAAGCTGGGCAATTTCGCTAA